In Leisingera sp. NJS204, the following are encoded in one genomic region:
- a CDS encoding DUF2312 domain-containing protein codes for MDITEDEKSENYRVTAGELRQFIERFERLDEEKKTIAEQQKEVMAEAKARGYDTKVMRKIIALRKRDQNDIDEEEAVLEMYKEALGM; via the coding sequence ATGGATATCACCGAAGACGAAAAAAGCGAAAACTACCGTGTGACCGCTGGCGAACTGCGCCAGTTCATCGAACGGTTCGAGCGTTTGGACGAAGAAAAGAAGACCATCGCCGAACAGCAGAAAGAGGTGATGGCCGAAGCCAAGGCACGCGGCTACGACACCAAGGTCATGCGTAAGATCATTGCGCTGCGCAAGCGCGACCAGAACGACATCGACGAAGAAGAAGCGGTGCTGGAAATGTATAAGGAAGCTCTGGGCATGTAA
- a CDS encoding GtrA family protein, protein MTLQQLLVRYTAFAVVATAVNLATQRAVLQLGESAAHFTAAMAAGTLAGLVVKYLLDKRWIFFDQHSGLKHQGRTFSLYALMGVATTAVFWITETLFWITWGTDGAREAGAVLGLVIGYTVKYQLDRHFVFTQGAKETE, encoded by the coding sequence ATGACATTGCAGCAGCTTCTGGTCCGCTACACGGCCTTTGCGGTTGTTGCCACCGCGGTCAATCTCGCCACCCAGCGCGCGGTCCTGCAATTGGGTGAAAGTGCTGCGCATTTCACCGCTGCCATGGCAGCGGGCACCCTGGCCGGGCTGGTTGTTAAATACTTGCTGGATAAGCGCTGGATCTTCTTTGATCAGCATAGCGGTCTCAAGCATCAGGGGCGTACCTTTTCGCTGTATGCCTTGATGGGTGTCGCAACCACAGCGGTGTTCTGGATTACGGAAACGCTGTTTTGGATAACTTGGGGAACTGATGGTGCGCGCGAGGCCGGAGCTGTCCTCGGGCTGGTGATCGGCTATACTGTGAAATACCAGCTGGACCGGCATTTTGTGTTCACTCAGGGCGCAAAGGAGACGGAATGA
- a CDS encoding FAD-binding oxidoreductase, whose translation MTMLSGWGNYPVARAQLMAPRNEAELQTMIAGHPSVIARGNGRAYGDSAIGLPATLHMRHFNRMISFDAGTGQLVAESGVLLGDIISAFLPRGWFPAVVPGTKFVTLGGAIAADVHGKNHHKEGSFRNCLDWVDVMGPDGTLRRCSAQENSELFGWTAGGMGLTGIIVRAAIRLRAVPSAWIRQQTQPAANLDAAIEIFERSASATYSVAWIDCLSEGRSLGRSLVMLGEHAELQDLSAQQAAAPYAIASAKTRQVPPVFPSFSLNRFSVRAFNSAYYWAGARKAGMLITDWNRYFFPLDALLGWNRIYGRKGFAQFQCVLPLDSTRSGLRRLLQAISAAGQGSFLAVLKRLGPQDSPFSFPMEGYTLALDFPVNPRSLALMEELDRITIAHGGRFYLAKDSRMHADTLRAADPRAAGFTGMRQSSGLHPSFQSAQSQRLSL comes from the coding sequence ATGACAATGCTGTCAGGCTGGGGGAACTACCCGGTGGCACGGGCACAGCTTATGGCCCCCCGGAATGAGGCTGAACTGCAAACCATGATCGCCGGTCACCCCTCGGTCATTGCCCGCGGCAATGGCCGTGCATATGGCGACAGCGCTATCGGCCTGCCGGCGACATTACACATGCGGCATTTCAACAGGATGATCTCGTTTGACGCCGGAACCGGGCAATTGGTGGCGGAAAGCGGGGTGTTGCTGGGCGATATCATCTCGGCCTTCCTGCCGCGCGGGTGGTTTCCAGCAGTGGTGCCCGGCACCAAGTTTGTGACCCTTGGCGGAGCGATCGCAGCGGATGTGCATGGTAAGAACCACCATAAGGAGGGCAGTTTCCGCAATTGCCTGGACTGGGTGGATGTCATGGGGCCGGACGGCACGCTGCGCCGTTGTTCGGCGCAGGAGAACAGCGAATTGTTCGGCTGGACTGCCGGTGGCATGGGGCTCACCGGGATCATTGTCAGGGCCGCGATCAGGCTGCGGGCGGTGCCGTCGGCCTGGATCCGGCAGCAGACACAGCCGGCCGCAAACCTGGATGCCGCAATCGAAATCTTCGAGCGGTCGGCCAGCGCAACCTATTCGGTGGCGTGGATCGATTGCCTGTCGGAAGGCCGCTCGCTGGGCCGCTCGCTTGTTATGCTGGGTGAACATGCGGAGTTGCAGGACCTGAGCGCGCAACAGGCGGCCGCCCCCTATGCCATCGCCAGTGCAAAGACCCGGCAGGTGCCGCCGGTGTTCCCCTCTTTTTCGCTGAACCGCTTCAGTGTCCGGGCCTTCAATTCGGCCTACTACTGGGCGGGCGCCCGCAAGGCCGGGATGCTGATTACCGACTGGAACCGCTACTTTTTCCCGCTTGATGCATTGCTTGGCTGGAACCGGATTTACGGGCGCAAGGGGTTTGCCCAGTTTCAATGTGTACTGCCGCTCGACAGCACCCGGTCCGGCCTGCGCAGACTGCTGCAGGCGATCTCGGCTGCCGGGCAGGGGTCTTTCCTGGCGGTGCTCAAGCGGCTGGGACCGCAGGACAGCCCGTTCTCCTTTCCCATGGAAGGCTACACGCTGGCGCTGGATTTCCCGGTCAATCCGCGCAGCCTGGCGCTGATGGAGGAACTGGACCGGATCACCATTGCCCATGGCGGCCGGTTCTACCTGGCCAAGGACAGCCGGATGCACGCGGACACTTTGCGCGCGGCGGATCCCAGGGCTGCGGGCTTCACCGGAATGCGGCAATCCTCCGGGCTGCACCCGTCGTTTCAGTCCGCACAATCGCAAAGGCTTTCGCTATGA
- a CDS encoding SDR family oxidoreductase — MTKSPVLILGARSDIGLAVAHAFAAQGHPVQLAARRADTLGAEKTDLELRHGVPVSLHEFDALALEDHEGFADALPELPGIAVCAIGYMGDQAECEQTPQQAAQVLRSNFEGPASILAALANRFEQRGTGTLVGISSVAGERGRASNYVYGSAKAGFTAFLSGLRNRLARKGVHVVTVLPGFVATQMTEGMDLPAKLTAQPEEVAKAITAAASKGRNVVYVRPVWQLIMLIIRNIPEAVFKKTSI; from the coding sequence ATGACAAAATCTCCTGTTCTGATCCTTGGCGCCCGTTCGGACATCGGCTTGGCCGTGGCCCATGCCTTTGCCGCACAAGGGCATCCAGTACAGCTTGCCGCCCGCCGGGCGGACACGCTCGGGGCTGAAAAAACGGATCTTGAACTGCGCCATGGCGTGCCGGTGAGTCTGCATGAATTCGATGCGCTGGCGCTGGAAGATCACGAGGGTTTTGCCGATGCACTGCCTGAGCTGCCGGGCATAGCGGTTTGCGCCATCGGCTACATGGGCGATCAGGCGGAATGCGAACAGACGCCCCAGCAAGCAGCCCAGGTGCTGCGCAGTAACTTTGAGGGCCCGGCGAGCATTCTGGCGGCTCTTGCCAACCGGTTCGAGCAGCGCGGCACCGGCACGCTGGTGGGCATCAGTTCAGTCGCCGGTGAGCGCGGCAGAGCGTCCAATTACGTCTATGGGTCGGCCAAGGCCGGCTTTACCGCATTCCTATCCGGGCTTCGCAACCGGCTGGCCCGCAAAGGTGTTCATGTTGTCACCGTGCTGCCCGGGTTTGTCGCCACGCAAATGACCGAGGGCATGGACTTGCCGGCCAAGTTGACTGCGCAACCTGAAGAGGTGGCAAAAGCAATCACCGCCGCCGCATCCAAAGGCCGGAATGTTGTGTATGTGCGGCCTGTGTGGCAGCTGATCATGCTGATTATCCGTAACATTCCCGAAGCGGTCTTTAAGAAGACAAGTATCTGA
- a CDS encoding calcium-binding protein: MINAGSGNNKITASDLWDSVNTITAGSGHDKIIVEEGTSRISAGDGKNSITAGDGSNTIDAGAGNNSVTTGDGDNQIATGAGKDRIQTGEGNNSITVAGGANKITAGDGNNVFQLLDGRAQIKAGSGDNEITTAGLNDVIQAGDGNNRIHAGAGNNRVKLGDGSNTVETGTGKDNLRAGDGDNMIVAGGGDNAVKAGHGNNAVQTGAGKDAIQFGDGNNTITSLGGNTRSRLDTGKMQLKPGTAPTASKPGTAAMIFLPAVAMTASRPATGMTGSAAARVMTMSTPGVAMTPWC, encoded by the coding sequence GTGATCAATGCCGGCAGCGGCAACAACAAAATTACTGCAAGCGATCTGTGGGACAGCGTTAACACGATCACGGCTGGCAGCGGCCACGACAAGATTATTGTTGAGGAGGGGACCAGCCGTATTTCCGCCGGGGATGGAAAGAACAGTATCACGGCCGGTGATGGCAGCAACACTATTGATGCAGGCGCCGGCAACAACTCCGTCACCACGGGCGACGGGGATAACCAGATTGCCACAGGAGCCGGCAAAGACAGGATCCAAACCGGCGAAGGTAACAACAGTATCACCGTTGCCGGGGGCGCGAACAAAATCACGGCCGGCGATGGCAATAACGTTTTCCAGCTGCTGGACGGCCGCGCACAGATCAAGGCCGGCAGCGGCGATAACGAGATCACTACCGCTGGATTGAACGATGTTATCCAGGCTGGCGACGGCAACAACCGTATTCATGCAGGGGCCGGGAACAACCGCGTCAAACTGGGCGATGGCAGCAACACAGTCGAAACCGGTACCGGAAAGGACAATCTCAGGGCCGGTGACGGCGATAACATGATTGTCGCAGGCGGCGGTGACAATGCGGTCAAAGCGGGTCACGGCAACAACGCAGTTCAGACTGGTGCCGGCAAGGATGCAATCCAGTTTGGAGACGGCAACAACACGATCACGTCACTTGGCGGCAACACAAGATCAAGGTTGGACACGGGCAAAATGCAATTGAAACCGGGGACGGCGCCGACAGCATCAAAACCGGGAACGGCGGCAATGATATTTCTTCCGGCGGTGGCAATGACCGCATCCAGACCGGCAACGGGGATGACCGGATCAGCAGCGGCGCGGGTGATGACTATGTCAACGCCGGGCGTGGCTATGACACCGTGGTGCTGA
- a CDS encoding Ig-like domain-containing protein produces the protein MQLQDDQITAEGEGPLAISLETLLENDAETLAGTSRVRVDDVSAGGLRVDFDGGIVTYNADDLLQGLKEGDVFEDSFTYYVTDAFGNRSQATVNVTLTGENDVPVADDDDLNGGLRPFGGYTPSPEWTVQGVGAILPGGTTVAGMKDGGFVVVWQAHEVTGTDERSDIWAKIYDADGSVIAETFLVNSFTEGYQVDPEVTVLSDGNIVIGWGSNYDTDDAKNEFSVRIFDKEGNAVSQELAVNEASDETVKDAEITALKGGGFVAVWTTSAQETDFRIALFDNNGRKIGDEVVYNLPDIGAPIVPSVIALESGGYAVAWSQPDYEPYYRSGGSKTIKVQLFDETGNTAAAEFDVTKPAGQLDSFPDITEGPDGQLLVVWKFYDPDVSGSTAYFAKIIDHEGKVLVDEFQVHQDAAGGSGDSPPKVAWLDDSNFVIVWGAPGDSDPAEAAWARHPGVWARVFSSEGEPQGDEFVVNQQTMDTQSYYEIEALEGGRFIITWGDHHSGDSLKYTVFEGDGSPVELPYGFEDEVAEIAVLDLLANDSDPDADALTFALAASTSEYGALVSYDAETDTLFYDPTAAGGIQSLSDGEVLEDSFTYTIFDGQGGTSEATVTILVGGLDEPDAGAVPLFAQEEYGVLL, from the coding sequence TTGCAGCTGCAGGATGATCAGATCACGGCAGAAGGCGAAGGCCCGCTTGCAATATCGCTGGAAACACTGCTGGAGAACGACGCAGAAACGCTCGCCGGTACCTCCCGCGTTCGCGTCGATGACGTGAGCGCCGGCGGTCTTCGGGTGGACTTCGACGGCGGTATCGTCACCTACAACGCCGATGACCTGCTGCAAGGCCTGAAAGAGGGGGATGTCTTTGAGGACAGCTTCACTTACTACGTAACAGATGCCTTTGGGAACCGTTCTCAGGCCACGGTAAATGTGACCCTCACTGGTGAAAATGATGTGCCTGTCGCAGATGACGACGACCTGAACGGCGGTCTGAGGCCTTTCGGCGGCTATACTCCTTCGCCTGAATGGACTGTCCAAGGGGTGGGGGCCATTCTTCCTGGGGGGACAACCGTGGCCGGGATGAAGGATGGGGGCTTTGTTGTTGTCTGGCAGGCGCATGAGGTCACAGGAACCGATGAAAGATCAGACATTTGGGCCAAAATCTATGATGCCGACGGCAGTGTAATTGCTGAAACGTTCCTCGTGAACAGTTTCACTGAGGGTTATCAGGTTGATCCGGAAGTCACAGTTCTCAGCGATGGTAATATTGTGATCGGGTGGGGCAGCAACTATGACACTGATGATGCCAAAAATGAGTTTTCGGTCCGTATTTTTGACAAAGAAGGCAATGCAGTAAGTCAGGAATTGGCGGTCAATGAAGCTTCTGATGAAACTGTCAAAGACGCAGAGATAACCGCACTGAAAGGTGGCGGCTTCGTCGCAGTTTGGACGACTTCTGCTCAGGAGACCGATTTTCGCATAGCTTTGTTTGACAACAACGGCAGAAAAATCGGGGACGAGGTTGTTTACAATCTGCCTGATATTGGCGCCCCTATCGTTCCTTCGGTGATCGCTCTTGAAAGCGGCGGGTATGCAGTTGCTTGGTCTCAGCCTGACTATGAGCCTTATTACCGTTCCGGAGGTTCAAAGACGATCAAGGTTCAATTGTTCGATGAAACCGGCAACACCGCTGCTGCTGAATTTGATGTCACCAAGCCCGCAGGCCAGCTGGACAGTTTCCCGGACATAACGGAAGGGCCGGACGGGCAGTTGCTTGTTGTTTGGAAGTTCTATGACCCGGATGTTTCCGGCAGTACTGCCTATTTTGCAAAAATCATCGACCACGAGGGAAAGGTACTGGTCGATGAATTTCAGGTCCATCAAGATGCGGCCGGCGGGTCCGGCGACAGCCCTCCAAAAGTTGCGTGGCTTGATGATAGCAATTTCGTTATTGTCTGGGGCGCACCGGGAGACAGCGATCCGGCAGAGGCTGCATGGGCCAGGCATCCAGGTGTTTGGGCGCGGGTTTTCAGTTCAGAAGGCGAGCCGCAAGGTGATGAATTCGTGGTCAACCAGCAAACCATGGATACACAAAGCTATTACGAAATCGAGGCGCTTGAGGGCGGACGGTTCATCATCACCTGGGGGGATCACCATAGTGGTGACTCGTTAAAGTACACTGTATTCGAAGGCGATGGCTCCCCCGTTGAACTGCCTTATGGTTTTGAAGATGAAGTTGCTGAAATTGCAGTGCTTGATCTGCTGGCCAATGACAGCGATCCGGATGCAGATGCTCTGACGTTTGCTCTTGCTGCCAGTACCAGTGAATACGGTGCTTTGGTGTCCTATGATGCGGAAACGGATACCCTGTTTTACGATCCGACCGCTGCCGGCGGCATCCAGTCGCTCTCTGACGGTGAAGTGCTGGAAGACAGCTTTACCTACACGATTTTCGATGGGCAGGGCGGCACCTCCGAGGCGACGGTGACCATTCTGGTCGGCGGCCTGGATGAGCCGGACGCCGGGGCGGTCCCCTTGTTTGCACAGGAAGAATACGGCGTGCTGCTGTAA
- a CDS encoding RidA family protein codes for MPAISVHPEGWKPAKGYANGMVAEGKLLFVGGQIGWTADQVFEAQGFIGQMSQALQNILEVVEAAGGSAQDITRLTWFVTDKAEYLAHQAEVGKAYRAVMGYHFPAMTMVVVSALVEDEAKVEIEATAVLSA; via the coding sequence ATGCCAGCCATCAGCGTGCATCCCGAAGGGTGGAAGCCCGCCAAAGGTTATGCCAACGGCATGGTGGCCGAGGGCAAGCTGCTGTTTGTCGGCGGCCAGATCGGCTGGACCGCGGATCAGGTGTTTGAGGCACAGGGTTTCATCGGCCAGATGAGCCAGGCACTGCAGAATATTCTGGAAGTGGTCGAAGCCGCAGGCGGGTCTGCGCAGGATATCACCCGGCTCACTTGGTTTGTGACCGACAAGGCCGAATATCTCGCCCATCAGGCAGAAGTCGGAAAAGCCTACCGTGCGGTGATGGGTTATCACTTTCCGGCGATGACTATGGTGGTCGTTTCGGCTTTGGTCGAGGATGAGGCAAAGGTGGAAATCGAAGCCACGGCCGTACTGTCCGCTTGA
- a CDS encoding cupin domain-containing protein: MRINAVFTKRAAVHFDETPWVASPAPGVERKMLDRVGEEVARATTIVRFAPGSAFAPHVHDGGEEFLVLDGVFQDEHGDFPEGSYIRNPPTTSHTPAAAEGAVILVKLHQFDPADRTEVKTRISGTAAQQELFQDSVETVTLQIWAPGQAINLDAPGGVEVFVVHGSFSENDEAFTRWDWLRLPPGSRLVATAGAEGAHVWVKTGHLAQMTA; this comes from the coding sequence ATGCGGATCAACGCCGTTTTCACCAAACGGGCAGCGGTGCATTTCGATGAAACACCTTGGGTGGCAAGCCCGGCGCCTGGGGTAGAGCGCAAGATGCTGGACCGCGTTGGCGAGGAAGTGGCCCGCGCCACCACCATAGTCCGGTTTGCACCGGGTTCTGCCTTTGCACCGCATGTGCATGACGGCGGCGAGGAATTTTTGGTACTGGACGGTGTGTTCCAGGACGAACACGGGGATTTCCCCGAAGGCTCCTACATCCGGAACCCGCCGACCACCAGCCACACGCCTGCTGCGGCCGAAGGGGCAGTGATCCTGGTGAAGCTGCACCAGTTCGATCCAGCCGACCGGACCGAAGTGAAAACCCGCATCTCCGGCACTGCAGCGCAGCAAGAGCTGTTTCAGGACAGTGTTGAAACGGTGACCCTGCAAATCTGGGCGCCGGGGCAGGCGATTAACCTGGATGCCCCTGGCGGCGTAGAGGTGTTTGTGGTGCATGGCAGCTTTAGCGAAAACGATGAAGCGTTCACGCGCTGGGACTGGCTTCGGCTGCCGCCGGGCAGCCGCTTAGTGGCCACGGCTGGCGCTGAAGGTGCACATGTCTGGGTGAAAACCGGCCATCTTGCGCAAATGACAGCCTAG
- a CDS encoding NAD(P)-dependent oxidoreductase, producing MATSHQASGIQAARLDAAGIAENFSDLHPAYDAHEAAVAADRCYFCYDAPCMTACPTSIDIPQFIREIQAGHAESAAKTILDQNILGGMCARVCPTETLCEEVCVRETAEGKPVEIGRLQRFATDTLMEKGVHPFTRAEATGKKIAVVGAGPAGLSAAHRLAMLGHDVVVYDAKSKAGGLNEFGIAAYKSTNGFAAREVDWLLQIGGITMDYGKKLGADLSLDGLASGYDAVFLSIGLAGVNALRAPGEDKDGVRDAVEFIAELRQAEDLTALPVGRNVVVIGGGMTAVDAAVQSKLLGAENVTIAYRRGREDMGASRFEQDLAASKGVKLMFNVMPKAVLGNGAAAEIELEYTAVADGKVSGTGETVRLVADQVFKAIGQTLEGQPDALELEGRKIKVSETGRTSMAGVWAGGDCASGGEDLTVTAVAEGRDAAMDIHSSLMG from the coding sequence ATGGCGACCAGCCATCAGGCATCCGGCATTCAGGCAGCGCGTTTGGACGCTGCTGGAATTGCTGAGAATTTCTCGGACCTGCACCCAGCCTATGACGCGCATGAGGCAGCAGTGGCGGCGGATCGCTGCTATTTCTGCTATGACGCGCCTTGCATGACGGCCTGTCCGACCAGTATCGACATTCCACAGTTCATCCGGGAAATCCAGGCGGGCCATGCCGAAAGCGCGGCCAAGACTATTCTGGACCAGAACATCCTTGGCGGCATGTGCGCCCGGGTCTGCCCGACCGAGACGCTTTGCGAAGAAGTCTGCGTGCGTGAAACCGCCGAAGGCAAGCCGGTTGAGATCGGCCGCCTGCAGCGCTTTGCCACCGACACGCTGATGGAGAAGGGCGTGCATCCTTTCACCCGCGCCGAAGCAACCGGCAAAAAGATCGCTGTTGTCGGGGCAGGTCCGGCGGGTCTTTCTGCGGCGCACCGGCTGGCGATGCTTGGCCATGACGTGGTGGTTTATGATGCCAAATCCAAGGCCGGCGGCCTCAATGAATTTGGCATTGCGGCCTATAAATCCACCAACGGCTTTGCTGCGCGCGAGGTAGACTGGCTGCTGCAAATCGGCGGCATTACAATGGATTACGGCAAGAAGCTGGGCGCGGACCTGTCGCTGGACGGGCTGGCGTCCGGCTATGACGCGGTGTTTCTTTCAATCGGTCTGGCCGGGGTCAATGCCCTGCGTGCGCCTGGTGAGGATAAGGACGGCGTGCGCGACGCTGTGGAATTCATTGCTGAGCTGCGCCAGGCGGAGGACCTGACCGCGCTGCCCGTGGGCCGCAATGTGGTGGTGATCGGCGGCGGAATGACCGCAGTGGACGCTGCTGTGCAGTCAAAACTGCTGGGCGCTGAAAACGTCACCATAGCCTACCGCCGCGGGCGTGAGGACATGGGCGCCAGCCGGTTCGAGCAGGATTTGGCCGCCTCCAAGGGGGTGAAACTGATGTTCAATGTCATGCCCAAGGCGGTTCTTGGCAACGGTGCTGCTGCTGAGATCGAACTGGAGTATACTGCGGTTGCGGACGGCAAGGTTTCCGGCACCGGCGAGACCGTGCGTCTGGTTGCAGATCAGGTGTTCAAGGCCATTGGCCAGACACTGGAAGGCCAGCCTGACGCGCTGGAGCTTGAGGGCCGCAAAATCAAGGTCTCAGAGACCGGACGGACTTCTATGGCCGGGGTCTGGGCCGGGGGCGACTGCGCCTCGGGTGGCGAGGACCTCACCGTGACTGCCGTGGCCGAGGGTCGCGACGCTGCAATGGATATTCACTCCAGCCTGATGGGCTGA
- the preA gene encoding NAD-dependent dihydropyrimidine dehydrogenase subunit PreA produces MADLTTEFLGIKSPNPFWLASAPPTDKEYNVRRAFEAGWGGVVWKTLGAEGPPVVNVNGPRYGAIWGADRRLLGLNNIELITDRPLQTNLEEITRVKKDYPDRAIIVSIMVPCEEQAWKDILPQVEATGADGIELNFGCPHGMAERGMGSAVGQVPEYIQMVTEWCKKYYSKPVIVKLTPNIADIRQPARAAHAGKADAVSLINTINSITSVDLDSMAPEPTIGGKGTHGGYCGPAVKPIALNMVAEIARDAQTRNLPISAIGGVTTWRDAAEFMAMGAGNVQVCTAAMTYGFNVVKEMISGLSTWMDEKGYTSTQDFIGMAVPNVTDWQYLDLNFVAKAKINQDDCISCGRCFAACEDTSHQAIAMSEDRVFTVKDDECVACNLCVNVCPVEGCITMEEVAAGRIDERTGEVVSDDYANWTTHPNNPAATAAE; encoded by the coding sequence ATGGCTGATCTGACAACAGAATTTCTGGGGATCAAATCCCCGAACCCGTTCTGGCTGGCCTCGGCGCCGCCAACCGACAAAGAATACAACGTCCGCCGCGCTTTTGAGGCCGGCTGGGGCGGTGTGGTCTGGAAGACGCTGGGTGCCGAAGGCCCGCCGGTGGTCAATGTGAACGGCCCGCGTTACGGCGCGATCTGGGGTGCCGACCGGCGGCTGCTGGGGCTGAACAACATTGAGCTGATCACAGACCGCCCCCTGCAGACCAATCTGGAGGAAATCACCCGGGTCAAGAAAGACTATCCGGACCGCGCCATCATCGTCTCGATCATGGTGCCGTGCGAAGAACAGGCCTGGAAAGACATCCTGCCGCAGGTCGAGGCCACCGGCGCGGACGGGATTGAGCTGAACTTCGGCTGCCCGCATGGCATGGCCGAGCGTGGCATGGGCTCTGCTGTGGGGCAGGTGCCGGAATACATCCAGATGGTCACCGAGTGGTGCAAGAAATACTACTCCAAACCGGTGATTGTGAAGCTGACGCCGAATATCGCAGACATCCGCCAGCCGGCGCGGGCGGCACATGCGGGCAAGGCCGATGCGGTCAGCCTGATCAACACCATCAATTCGATCACTTCGGTGGATCTCGACAGCATGGCGCCGGAGCCGACGATTGGCGGCAAGGGCACCCATGGCGGCTATTGCGGCCCGGCGGTGAAACCGATTGCGCTGAATATGGTGGCAGAGATTGCCCGCGATGCGCAAACCCGCAACCTGCCGATTTCGGCGATTGGCGGCGTTACCACTTGGCGCGATGCGGCTGAGTTCATGGCGATGGGGGCCGGCAACGTGCAGGTTTGCACTGCGGCGATGACCTATGGCTTCAATGTGGTCAAGGAAATGATCTCGGGCCTGTCCACCTGGATGGATGAAAAGGGCTACACCTCTACCCAGGACTTCATCGGCATGGCGGTTCCGAATGTGACCGACTGGCAGTATCTGGACCTGAATTTCGTGGCCAAGGCCAAGATCAATCAGGACGATTGCATCAGTTGCGGCCGCTGTTTTGCAGCCTGCGAGGACACTTCGCATCAGGCGATTGCGATGAGCGAGGACCGGGTGTTCACAGTTAAGGACGACGAATGCGTCGCCTGCAATCTTTGTGTGAATGTCTGCCCGGTCGAGGGCTGTATCACCATGGAAGAAGTGGCCGCGGGCCGGATTGACGAGCGCACCGGCGAGGTTGTCTCGGACGATTACGCCAATTGGACAACACATCCGAACAACCCGGCAGCCACGGCTGCGGAGTAA
- a CDS encoding TetR family transcriptional regulator C-terminal domain-containing protein, with product MPADRAPTRIQKKNRAAILEAALDVFSSHGFRGSTVDQIAKAAGLSKPNLLYYFPSKEAIFNELMSGLLDTWLDPLRALDPEGEPLDEILAYVQRKLQMSRDFPRESRLYANEIVQGAPRLQDVIASDLNGLVEEKAQLLQGWMDGGRINRAHPKHLLFSIWSLTQHYADFDAQVRTLMGDEDPFDAAPQYLETLYRRMLTPQS from the coding sequence ATGCCTGCAGACCGCGCGCCAACCCGAATTCAGAAAAAGAATCGCGCCGCCATCCTGGAGGCTGCGCTGGACGTGTTTTCCAGCCACGGATTCCGCGGCTCCACAGTGGACCAGATCGCTAAGGCCGCCGGCCTGTCAAAGCCGAACCTGCTTTACTACTTCCCCTCCAAGGAAGCGATCTTCAACGAACTGATGTCAGGCTTGCTGGATACCTGGCTCGACCCATTGCGGGCATTGGATCCGGAAGGCGAACCATTGGACGAAATCCTCGCCTATGTGCAGCGCAAACTGCAAATGAGCCGGGATTTTCCGCGCGAAAGCCGACTGTATGCCAATGAGATTGTACAGGGTGCGCCCCGGCTGCAAGATGTGATCGCCAGCGACCTGAACGGGCTGGTGGAGGAAAAGGCACAGCTTTTGCAAGGCTGGATGGATGGCGGCCGGATCAATCGCGCGCATCCCAAACATTTGCTGTTTTCGATCTGGTCGCTGACCCAGCATTACGCGGATTTCGATGCCCAGGTGCGCACATTGATGGGGGACGAGGACCCGTTCGATGCAGCGCCGCAATACCTGGAAACCTTGTACCGGCGGATGCTTACACCGCAAAGCTGA